The Hylaeus volcanicus isolate JK05 unplaced genomic scaffold, UHH_iyHylVolc1.0_haploid 12197, whole genome shotgun sequence genome has a window encoding:
- the LOC128882926 gene encoding uncharacterized protein LOC128882926, with protein sequence MNSLPLENFANIQYFGLVQIGHPPQLLRIMFDTGSSHTWVSAPDCNENQTKCSTTTSFNKTASTTFKFIEPRVNISVTYGKGTVSGILAQDNMSIGRLMLGVQQFILVNQEQNLQGVRFDGVIGLGISQDSRYNSSVFSKLIEVNKGEAVKFAFHLSKNPKSISEIIFYTNKIYFDQIKGFAWTSVVNKTPYAWTFKAFVSLVNNERKKHKTHNLNSHAYMNLFIFGIVDSGTSFIAIPENHYTEIISALIPTDLQRFCWVDPITKLLQCPCSTYSYFNSLELKIPSTIFSRNQLFHKRNSKLSFYKIIFSPEDYVTRISGNSITHYNTTLEKSRSKNTAFKNLDFLNAVCQINIRSGPNELPWIFGDIFLQKVNVFFVSKPSHSIIGFRLKTDEFSPYNEVNDNDNFLNLLSTTSSQIVHIPINATDDNLIKQLYKKFTDFYQTNFFVVYCVRLILLVYITFILLVIFYLYNTSKFNTLTTRLKKKNLTENTMQDTSQYYLLQE encoded by the exons ATGAATTCCCTTCCCTTGGAAAATTTCGCAAACATTCAATAC TTTGGTTTGGTGCAAATCGGTCATCCTCCACAATTATTACGAATAATGTTTGATACGGGTTCAAGTCATACTTGGGTCTCAGCACCTGATTGTAATGAGAATCAGACCAAGTGTTCAACGACTAcgtcttttaataaaac AGCCTCgactacatttaaatttatagaacCCAGAGTAAACATTAGTGTCACATATGGTAAAGGAACCGTTAGTGGGATCTTAGCACAAGATAACATGAGTATTGGCCGTTTAATGCTGGGCGtccaacaatttattttagttaaccaagaacaaaatttacaag GCGTAAGATTTGATGGCGTTATTGGCCTTGGAATATCACAAGATTCACGGTATAATTCTTCAGTATTTTCTAA ATTAATTGAAGTTAATAAAGGTGAAGCAGttaaatttgcatttcatttatcaaaaaatCCAAAAAGCATTtccgaaattattttttatacgaataaaatatattttgaccAAATCAAAGGATTCGC ATGGACATCTGTCGTAAATAAAACTCCTTATGCCTGGACGTTTAAAGCTTTTGTTTCCCTAGttaataatgaaagaaaaaagcaTAAAACCCATAATTTGAATAGCCACGCGTACAtgaatctttttatatttggaaTAGTGGATTCCGGTACATCATTCATAGCCATACCCGAGAACCATTACAca GAGATTATATCTGCCTTAATTCCTACTGATTTACAACGTTTCTGTTGG GTAGATCCAATTACCAAGCTACTACAATGCCCCTGTTCAACCTACTCGTATTTTAATTCACTAGAATTGAAAATCCCTTCGACCATTTTTTCTCGTAACCAATTGTTTCATAAACGCAACTCCAAACTATCCTtttacaaaatcattttttcaccTGAAGACTACGTTACACGCATCAGTGGCAATAGTATCACCCATTATAACACTACACTAGAAAAATCTAGATCCAAAAACACAGCTTTCAAAAATTTAGATTTCTTAAATGCAGTCTGCCAAATCAACATACGATCTGGACCTAACGAGTTACCTTGGATTTTTggagatatatttttacaaaaagtaaatgttttttttgttagcAAACCATCCCATTCTATTATAGGATTTCGTCTAAA aactGATGAATTTTCCCCATACAATGAAGtcaacgataacgataacttTCTTAATTTACTTTCTACCACTTCTTCTCAGATAGTCCACATCCCAATTAAC GCTACGGACGATAACTtaattaagcaattatataagaaatttacagatttttatcaaacaaattttttcgtaGTATACTGTGTAAGGCTTATTCTTTTAGTCTACATTACCTTTATACTTTTGGTTATATTTTACCTTTATAATACTTCCAAATTCAATACATTAACTACACG gttaaaaaaaaaaaacttaac AGAAAACACAATGCAAGACACATCTCAATATTATCTTCTTCAAGAATAG